CTACGTTACGGTATCGTCCGACAGAAGCGTGATCCTGCGAAACGCGGGCTGGGAACCGCATAATAACGCGAACGGATACTTCAATTTCTGCGTACCGCTCAACCTGTTACTGGgattttgcgaggattacaaacgcgtggtgatcaacgctcgtcacgaattaaTCTTGATACGATCGCGCACCGACAACAATTGTCTGTTGGGAAGTCTCGCGTTGGAGCCTACTGTCAAACTACTCAAGATACAgtggcgaatgcctcacgtgGTATTGAGCGAGGTCAACAAGCTGTCGATGCTGCGCGCCTTGGAAAACGGACGATATTTAAGTATGGgtttccgttcgtgggatctgtacgaGTATCCCCTGTTGCAGAACACGACCAAGCACTCGTGGGCCATTAAGACCGCGACTCAGCTCGAGAAACCGCGATACGTCGTCTTCGCTCTGCAAACGGGTCGGAAGAACGTCATGTCCGCGGACACGAGCCGATTCGACGACTGCAAACTGACCAACGTGAAACTCTACCTAAACTCGGAAGTCTATCCGTACGACGATTTGAATTTGGACTTTGGTAAACACAGATGGGCGATTCTGTACGTATGTACGCGCGTTTCTGCAAGGGCTATTACGGATACGAATATCTCGAGCCGAGTCTCACCGTTTCAACTTTTCTACGTAACGGCCCGTTCGTGATCATCGATTGCTCTCGACAAAACGAATCCGTCAAAAACGCCACCGTGGATGTCAGACTAGAATTCGATTGCATGGAGAACGTACCGCCGAATACCTCCGCGTACTGTCTCATCATACACGATCGCGTGATCGAGTACAATCCGTTGACCAACGTAGTGCGCAAAATAGTCTGAGTGTTCGCGGCAACGTCgacgaaaattttttctctctttaactCCCGATACAAATTTATGAGAGGGGAAAAAGAGGGGAGCAGGATATAAAAATCAGAGTGTCGCGAAACGCGCGTCATTCCTCTCGATTCACGCatcgaagaaagagagagatatttcttCATGTTTGCACCAACGTTCGTCGACCTGCAAGGTTTCGTCGTCGGGATGAAGTTTGTCGTGAAGGAGGTGGCGGTGCTGAGAAACGGGGCCGTTCTGGCGCATTACATCTTTACATGCCCCATGCCGTGGAATCTCCTCACAAAATCCGACAAATCGTGCGCTTCCTGGTTGATTCGCAATCACCATGGATTACGATGGGAAGACGGAAACGTGTCGTACAGCAAGGTGAAGCGTTTAATTACATCAGCGGTGCTCGGTGAGGAAGaggacaacgacgacgacgacgacgagatgccgactctcgtgtacgtcaagggatgccagaaacgagaatggctggtAGATCTGCTTGAGAGTAAAGCgagaaaaaacctaaacatcGAGACTCTGGATGCGGAtacgaagatatcgaatctttaaataatctagatgTTACCAATACTGTGCGATGTGGAAAACACATTAAAAATTGCGCattgcaaaatgtattaaaaatatttaactggtggtcgcGACGCCAGAGAGAATTgtcatctttttaaaaaataaattttatacgtatgtgtaaatttttcaatgttttatttcttttcccttTAGTCGATAgtgtacaaaattaaagaataagtaGGTATACGTGACGAATTCTAACTCGAGAGCTTCGAGGAGGGGGAATGGGGTATCAGTTTTAGACGAACATGTCTGAACATGTTTCGCGGTTGATGTCATGCGGAGGGGGGGATATACgtcttaataaagaaaaaacatccTACCTTAGTCCACTCTCCTAAAATTCAGAGCGCTGATTGCGCGTTacagaaacattaatttccCCCTCCTTCATCATAGTTTTGGAAGGGTTATAGTGGGTGCTGTCGCGTATACTCGATTACTTTTATACGACTAGTCTCGTATCGGCTGCTTGTGCGAACGGTCCGCTTCTCATAACCgagagaaaaaatgtattccgTTGGAGGAAGCAACGGCGGCAACAGCGGCAACAGCGGCAGCAGACGTATGAATTATTACGTGCCGATTCCCGATGTTGAAACTCCAACGTGTGAAAACAAGTaagttttgtataatttatagagctttatatttttttatatcttttttgcgaattgtattattttgaaagtaatctcattatttttttctacagcaTTTCGTTGGATCGTCGCGCGGTTCGTATACTCAGCAGACGATACGCGCTGACAGCTACGGAATacaaattcctcgaaattgGTATCAACGTGGGTCCACCGAGCTACGTGGAGATCGCCATTGGAGATCCTCGCCGAGGAAAGGAACTGCTGTTGTCTCTCGAAACGTGGAAGGCGCTATACGAGCAACGgcaaaatattcagaatttctttcgcAATGACTTCAAAGATATCCatagttttataaacgttGGACCGCTAACGGTGAGAGTTTGTACGGTTAATAACATCAAACTCATACGTCTCGAATCTGCAAACGTATGCTTGAGAATGACCGAATCGACGTTGCATCGTATGTTCGATCTCGATCGATGCATCGATGCGAGATTCAATCATTTGATCAGAATA
This sequence is a window from Temnothorax longispinosus isolate EJ_2023e chromosome 11, Tlon_JGU_v1, whole genome shotgun sequence. Protein-coding genes within it:
- the LOC139822192 gene encoding uncharacterized protein isoform X1 produces the protein MTEILNIGGEPVFDDRIVKIETHTYNPYANTTFEYSDEIRIPIQQQDLYTLPCESFLYVEGTLTVTGAAGQADNVVLGNNCVAFMFDEIRYELDGVEIDHCRNVGITSTLKNYVTVSSDRSVILRNAGWEPHNNANGYFNFCVPLNLLLGFCEDYKRVVINARHELILIRSRTDNNCLLGSLALEPTVKLLKIQWRMPHVVLSEVNKLSMLRALENGRYLSMGFRSWDLYEYPLLQNTTKHSWAIKTATQLEKPRYVVFALQTGRKNVMSADTSRFDDCKLTNVKLYLNSEVYPYDDLNLDFGKHRWAILYVCTRVSARAITDTNISSRVSPFQLFYVTARS
- the LOC139822192 gene encoding uncharacterized protein isoform X2, yielding MYSVGGSNGGNSGNSGSRRMNYYVPIPDVETPTCENNISLDRRAVRILSRRYALTATEYKFLEIGINVGPPSYVEIAIGDPRRGKELLLSLETWKALYEQRQNIQNFFRNDFKDIHSFINVGPLTVRVCTVNNIKLIRLESANVCLRMTESTLHRMFDLDRCIDARFNHLIRILATVDAKFAQFSDIASTAKDPKEASNVIYASDAFNTNQIIDCELAALVFST